One genomic segment of Paenibacillus durus includes these proteins:
- a CDS encoding DMT family transporter, which translates to MRPLLFGVCSALFFAITFVLNRRMELSGGSWAWSSSLRYLFTLPFLLALVAGRRRLKPLLREMANRPWPWLLWGTVGFGLFYAPITFAAAYAPGWLTAGTWQITIISGSLLAPLFVTRIQGPQGTVAERGKIPLRGLGLSLIILVGVALLQLEHAQKLSASQVLLGIVPVLIASFAYPLGNRKTMELCGGRLDVFQRILGMTLASMPFWLLVALFGWTDSGLPSGGQMVQSLIIALSSGIVATVLFFRATDMVRHSMTGLAAVEATQSLEVLFALLGEMLILSAPAPSLVSWTGIAVIIMGMILHSLFSHAKPAKRPVKRSERESISSAQ; encoded by the coding sequence TTGAGACCGTTGCTGTTTGGCGTCTGTTCGGCGCTGTTTTTTGCCATCACCTTCGTATTAAACCGCCGGATGGAGCTGTCTGGAGGAAGCTGGGCCTGGAGCTCCTCGCTGCGGTATTTGTTCACGCTACCCTTTTTGCTGGCCCTTGTGGCTGGACGCCGCAGGCTGAAGCCGCTTCTGCGGGAGATGGCGAATAGACCTTGGCCCTGGCTGCTGTGGGGAACGGTCGGTTTCGGCTTGTTCTACGCTCCGATTACCTTTGCGGCGGCTTACGCCCCGGGCTGGCTTACGGCCGGAACGTGGCAGATTACGATTATTTCCGGCTCCCTGCTGGCGCCGCTCTTCGTAACCCGAATCCAAGGGCCTCAAGGAACCGTGGCTGAAAGGGGCAAAATCCCGCTTCGCGGGCTCGGGCTCTCCCTGATCATTCTCGTTGGCGTCGCGCTGCTGCAGCTTGAGCATGCCCAGAAGCTGTCGGCCTCGCAGGTGCTGCTAGGCATCGTGCCCGTACTTATCGCATCCTTCGCCTATCCGCTCGGTAACCGCAAGACAATGGAGCTCTGCGGCGGCCGGCTCGACGTATTTCAGCGCATTCTTGGAATGACGCTGGCCAGTATGCCGTTCTGGCTGCTGGTCGCCCTGTTTGGCTGGACGGATTCCGGACTTCCTTCCGGGGGGCAAATGGTCCAATCCCTGATTATCGCGCTCTCATCGGGCATCGTGGCGACGGTGCTGTTCTTCCGGGCCACCGATATGGTCAGACACAGCATGACGGGACTTGCAGCGGTGGAGGCCACACAATCTCTGGAGGTGCTGTTTGCTCTGCTTGGAGAGATGCTTATCCTGTCTGCTCCCGCTCCGTCGCTTGTTTCTTGGACCGGAATCGCCGTCATTATTATGGGTATGATTCTGCACAGTTTATTCTCCCATGCCAAGCCCGCAAAGCGCCCGGTAAAGCGGAGTGAACGGGAGAGCATTTCTTCGGCGCAGTGA
- the cls gene encoding cardiolipin synthase, with protein sequence MKIFTAALCLFIVQIMVILVLEYRRPQRAIAWLFLLFCCPPLGLLIYYILGRDYRKIRKLKAHPAATRRALHDYAAERSRIITRTEDTGNPELTGRKELLHLLDGLSESPVTGRNASRILVNAGEAYESMLQAMESASEHIHLEFYIFRDDATGERFQDVMIRKARQGVKVRLLCDGLGSRKLGRRFLRPLASAGVETHFFLPPLASLFGGRFNYRNHRKILIVDGLVGFTGGINIGDEYLGKDPKMGFWRDTHLRLEGDAVYFMQHVFLKDWQLVSGERLSHPRMFPVHGCGGDEGVQIIGSGPDGDIDANQAMIFAAICAAKSRIWIASPYFIPDPAILRALKNAVLRGADVRIMIPSKPDSALVYYASLSYLDNLLDAGVKFYRYRKGFMHAKVWIADGLLASVGSVNMDMRSFYSDFELSAILLQPQRIEELADQFRRDLEGSEAIDPDLFRQRGKLARAAEEICSLLSPLL encoded by the coding sequence ATGAAAATATTCACTGCGGCGTTATGCTTATTTATTGTTCAAATCATGGTGATCCTGGTTCTGGAATATCGCCGTCCTCAAAGAGCTATCGCCTGGTTGTTTCTGCTTTTTTGCTGCCCGCCTCTTGGTCTGCTGATCTATTACATCTTGGGCAGGGATTACAGAAAGATCCGTAAGCTTAAAGCTCATCCAGCAGCTACTCGCCGGGCGCTTCATGATTATGCCGCCGAGCGGAGCCGGATCATAACCCGCACGGAGGACACCGGGAATCCGGAATTAACCGGCCGTAAGGAACTGCTGCACCTATTGGACGGGCTGTCGGAAAGTCCGGTCACGGGCAGAAATGCGAGCCGGATACTGGTTAATGCGGGCGAAGCCTATGAATCCATGCTGCAAGCGATGGAATCGGCGTCAGAGCATATTCATCTGGAATTTTATATTTTCCGCGATGACGCCACCGGGGAGAGATTTCAGGACGTCATGATCCGCAAAGCCCGGCAGGGTGTAAAAGTCCGCTTGCTGTGCGATGGGCTCGGCAGCCGCAAGCTGGGCCGGCGTTTTCTGCGCCCTTTGGCGAGCGCCGGGGTTGAGACGCATTTTTTCCTGCCGCCGCTTGCTTCCCTGTTCGGTGGGCGGTTCAACTACCGCAATCATCGTAAAATCCTGATTGTGGACGGTCTCGTCGGCTTTACCGGCGGAATTAACATCGGAGACGAGTATTTGGGCAAAGATCCGAAAATGGGATTTTGGCGGGATACCCATCTGCGTCTGGAGGGTGACGCCGTCTATTTTATGCAGCATGTGTTTCTGAAGGACTGGCAGCTGGTTTCCGGAGAACGTCTGAGCCATCCGCGCATGTTTCCTGTTCATGGCTGCGGGGGCGATGAGGGAGTGCAGATTATAGGGAGCGGGCCGGACGGCGATATCGACGCCAATCAGGCTATGATTTTTGCGGCGATTTGCGCGGCAAAGAGCCGGATTTGGATCGCGTCACCTTATTTTATCCCGGACCCGGCAATTCTGAGAGCGCTCAAAAACGCGGTGCTGCGCGGAGCGGATGTACGGATTATGATTCCGTCCAAGCCTGACAGCGCATTGGTATATTACGCCTCGTTGTCCTATTTGGATAATTTGCTGGATGCCGGCGTGAAATTTTACCGCTACCGGAAAGGCTTTATGCATGCTAAAGTGTGGATTGCCGACGGTCTGCTGGCTTCCGTAGGCAGCGTGAATATGGATATGCGCAGCTTCTATTCCGATTTCGAACTGTCGGCGATTCTGCTTCAGCCGCAGCGCATCGAAGAGCTGGCTGACCAGTTCCGGCGCGATCTGGAGGGCAGCGAGGCGATCGACCCTGACCTTTTCCGCCAACGGGGGAAGCTTGCGCGCGCAGCAGAAGAGATTTGCAGCTTGCTTTCGCCTCTTCTGTGA
- the ligD gene encoding non-homologous end-joining DNA ligase yields MPAAVKGSITIEGQEVSVTNPDKPLWPEQGITKRIYLEKLAALSPYLLRYLKQRLLTVIRYPHGVAGKSFYQKNAPDPLPPYIRTVMHDGINYITLDGLPGLLWLGNSAALEFHPSLHYAGSSLPCEWMIDIDPSREIEPRIMEAAAIVGDVLKSLGLASVPKTSGATGVQIIVPIRSGVTFDELRKAGHFVGRYVTEKHPGLFTLERLKKQRGDKIYFDYLQHYRGKTLAAPYTPRARPLATVSTPLTWDEVANNVSPEDFHLLNIEERLRSKGDLIAQLPPQPVELVIAGLK; encoded by the coding sequence ATGCCAGCCGCCGTCAAAGGCTCCATCACCATTGAAGGGCAGGAAGTCTCCGTTACCAATCCGGATAAGCCGCTGTGGCCTGAGCAGGGAATAACCAAACGCATCTATCTGGAGAAGCTTGCCGCCCTGTCGCCGTACTTGCTGCGCTATCTTAAACAACGGCTGCTTACAGTCATACGCTACCCGCACGGAGTTGCCGGCAAGTCCTTTTATCAGAAAAACGCGCCGGACCCGCTGCCGCCCTATATCCGCACCGTCATGCATGACGGAATCAACTATATTACGCTGGACGGGCTGCCCGGACTGCTCTGGCTTGGCAATTCGGCCGCTCTGGAATTCCATCCCTCGCTTCATTACGCAGGCAGCAGTCTGCCGTGTGAATGGATGATTGATATTGATCCTTCGCGGGAGATTGAGCCTCGCATCATGGAGGCGGCGGCTATTGTGGGAGACGTGCTGAAATCGCTTGGACTGGCTTCGGTGCCGAAGACTTCGGGAGCGACCGGCGTGCAGATTATCGTTCCGATCCGATCCGGAGTCACCTTTGACGAGCTTAGGAAGGCCGGACATTTTGTCGGCAGGTATGTGACTGAGAAGCATCCCGGGCTGTTCACGCTGGAGCGGCTAAAGAAACAGCGCGGAGACAAAATTTATTTCGATTACCTCCAGCATTACCGCGGCAAAACGCTGGCCGCACCCTATACGCCCCGCGCCCGCCCGCTGGCTACCGTATCCACTCCGCTGACATGGGACGAGGTCGCAAACAATGTCTCGCCGGAGGATTTTCATCTGCTTAATATCGAGGAACGTCTTCGTTCTAAGGGCGACCTGATCGCGCAGCTGCCTCCCCAGCCGGTGGAGCTTGTTATCGCTGGTCTCAAATAG
- a CDS encoding H-type small acid-soluble spore protein: MDVQRAQDIFASKDNIAVHLDGKPVWIEHVDAANGMATVQVGSRPTDVHTVGVDRLEEQREKH; encoded by the coding sequence ATGGACGTACAACGGGCGCAGGATATTTTCGCTTCCAAAGATAACATCGCTGTACATCTTGACGGCAAACCCGTATGGATTGAGCATGTGGATGCGGCAAACGGCATGGCGACGGTTCAAGTCGGCTCGCGGCCGACGGATGTGCATACAGTTGGCGTGGACCGGCTGGAAGAGCAAAGGGAGAAGCATTGA
- the ku gene encoding non-homologous end joining protein Ku: MHTVWKGAISFGLVHVPVKMFSATEDKDVSLRYIHKACGSPLSYVRKCPVCDKEVAWEEIGKGYEYEKGKFVIFGKDELDALTEESTKNITILDFVDLKDIDPIYFQKTYYLSPDQAGAGAYRLLMEAMRQTGKIGVAKISIRSKSSLAAIRVLENCLSIETMFYPDEIRPISQVPSLPEAGVVNDKELDMAKLLISQLSTPFEPEKYTDDYRQRMLDLIASKVAGEEIRIAPARQQTNVIDLMAALQASIEAVQHIPSDPGTPAAAATKPRKTAGGRKKAAAKASGESAAGAKTDGSAAVNGEAAPLTSPASVIPPKPKRRSAKSKQTVS, translated from the coding sequence ATGCATACCGTTTGGAAAGGCGCCATCAGCTTCGGGCTTGTGCATGTGCCGGTCAAAATGTTCTCGGCCACCGAAGATAAAGACGTATCACTGCGTTATATTCACAAAGCATGCGGCAGCCCCTTGTCCTATGTGCGTAAATGCCCTGTCTGCGACAAGGAAGTGGCCTGGGAGGAAATCGGCAAGGGCTATGAGTATGAAAAAGGGAAGTTCGTCATCTTTGGCAAGGACGAGCTTGACGCGCTGACGGAAGAAAGCACCAAGAATATTACGATTCTTGACTTTGTGGATTTGAAGGATATCGATCCGATTTATTTTCAAAAAACGTATTATCTGTCACCCGATCAGGCCGGGGCAGGCGCATACCGGCTGTTGATGGAGGCGATGCGCCAGACAGGGAAAATCGGCGTCGCCAAAATATCGATCCGCTCCAAAAGCAGCCTTGCAGCTATTCGGGTACTAGAGAACTGCCTCTCCATTGAAACCATGTTCTATCCCGACGAGATCCGGCCCATCTCCCAAGTTCCAAGCCTGCCGGAAGCCGGAGTGGTGAACGACAAGGAGCTGGATATGGCCAAGCTGCTCATTTCTCAGCTGTCGACTCCGTTCGAACCGGAGAAATATACGGATGATTACCGCCAGCGGATGCTTGATCTGATCGCAAGCAAAGTGGCCGGTGAAGAAATCCGTATTGCTCCGGCGCGGCAGCAAACCAATGTGATCGATCTGATGGCTGCGCTTCAGGCCAGCATCGAGGCGGTGCAGCATATTCCATCCGATCCGGGGACCCCGGCGGCGGCAGCGACCAAACCGCGTAAAACAGCGGGCGGACGAAAAAAAGCCGCAGCGAAGGCTTCCGGCGAGTCCGCAGCAGGCGCGAAGACAGACGGAAGTGCGGCGGTAAATGGCGAAGCAGCTCCGCTTACCTCTCCCGCCTCCGTTATTCCCCCCAAACCGAAACGCCGCAGCGCAAAAAGCAAGCAGACGGTATCGTAG
- a CDS encoding YitT family protein, with the protein MGTSPQALVKEEPNKPRKTGTIKTAKLAQRAVMMLIGASMMAVALEIFLVPNQMVDGGITGISIMLSHIFHIPLGILLTLLNLPFLIVGYKQIGKTFALSTLFAVVVMSIGTQMLHPVQPITVEPLLAAVFGGVILGVGVGLVVRYGGSLDGTEIVAILIAKRLPFSVGEVVMFFNLFILTGAGFVFGWNNAMFSLIAYYIAFKMIDVTLEGLDQSKSVWIISDKYRDIGEALTERLGRGVTYLEGEGGFSGDSKKVIFVVITRLEEAKMKAIVEDWDSDAFVAVGNIHDVKGGRFKKKSIH; encoded by the coding sequence ATGGGTACGAGTCCACAAGCATTAGTTAAAGAAGAACCTAATAAACCCCGGAAGACCGGGACGATCAAGACAGCCAAACTGGCACAGCGGGCCGTAATGATGCTGATCGGGGCAAGCATGATGGCCGTAGCGCTGGAGATTTTCCTCGTTCCAAACCAGATGGTCGATGGCGGCATTACAGGCATATCCATTATGCTGTCGCATATTTTTCACATTCCCCTCGGCATTTTACTGACACTTCTTAATCTTCCTTTTCTTATTGTCGGCTACAAGCAGATCGGCAAGACCTTCGCATTGTCCACGCTGTTTGCGGTCGTCGTGATGTCGATCGGCACCCAGATGCTGCATCCCGTGCAGCCGATTACCGTGGAGCCCCTGCTTGCGGCGGTATTTGGCGGTGTTATTCTCGGCGTCGGCGTCGGGCTCGTGGTGCGATACGGCGGATCGCTGGACGGTACGGAAATCGTGGCGATTCTGATCGCGAAAAGACTGCCATTCTCGGTAGGCGAGGTCGTCATGTTCTTCAATCTGTTTATTTTAACGGGAGCCGGATTTGTCTTCGGTTGGAATAACGCGATGTTCTCATTGATTGCATACTACATCGCCTTTAAAATGATCGACGTTACCCTCGAAGGTCTGGACCAGTCGAAATCGGTCTGGATCATCAGCGACAAGTACCGAGATATCGGCGAAGCACTGACGGAGCGTCTTGGCCGGGGTGTGACCTATCTGGAAGGGGAAGGCGGCTTCTCGGGCGATAGCAAGAAAGTGATCTTCGTTGTCATAACCCGGCTGGAGGAAGCCAAGATGAAGGCGATCGTCGAAGACTGGGATTCCGATGCTTTTGTCGCTGTCGGCAATATCCATGATGTGAAAGGCGGGCGCTTCAAAAAGAAATCGATTCACTAA
- the tsaE gene encoding tRNA (adenosine(37)-N6)-threonylcarbamoyltransferase complex ATPase subunit type 1 TsaE: MENNPEAVFTFHSRSLRETEALAEELAAAAAPGWVIGLDGDLGAGKTAFSQSFARHLGVQGIVSSPTFTIIKEYAGRIPLYHMDVYRLSAPEADELGLDEYFYGQGVCLVEWSSLLSDLMPERHLHIRLETTGPEERVITVTAAGEPYEGVCRSLIQKWGYSKHDECN; the protein is encoded by the coding sequence TTGGAAAATAATCCGGAAGCGGTATTTACCTTTCATTCCCGCAGCCTGCGGGAGACCGAAGCATTGGCGGAGGAGCTGGCCGCTGCGGCCGCGCCGGGCTGGGTCATCGGACTCGACGGCGATTTGGGCGCGGGCAAGACGGCGTTCTCGCAGAGCTTTGCCCGCCATTTGGGAGTCCAGGGCATTGTCAGCAGTCCAACGTTCACAATTATTAAGGAATACGCGGGGCGTATTCCGCTTTACCATATGGATGTGTACCGGCTGTCCGCCCCTGAGGCTGACGAGCTTGGTTTGGACGAATATTTCTATGGGCAGGGAGTTTGCCTGGTGGAATGGAGCAGCCTACTTTCGGACCTGATGCCCGAGCGGCATCTGCATATCCGCCTGGAGACGACCGGGCCCGAGGAACGCGTGATTACAGTAACTGCGGCCGGAGAGCCTTATGAGGGCGTCTGCCGCAGTCTGATACAGAAGTGGGGTTATAGCAAGCATGACGAATGTAATTGA
- a CDS encoding ATP-dependent DNA ligase, with the protein MKFQPIIPFEPIIADRLPAGEQWIAQIKWDGVRMISYYDGNSTELINRRGNNRTRQYPELADAGRYCRAGSAILDGEVIALSGGKPSFHEVMRRDSLKKDSAIASMVRQIPVLYMVFDIVYCNGEWLLDRPLSERQHLLEEMLLPHPHVQAVPSYSDPAALFSTARTNGLEGIVCKDVTSVYTPGGKDKRWLKCKIIGDLNAVAGGVTFRDGTVNALLLGLYDADERLHYIGHAGTGRLTVKDWRDLTALARSLAIDDMPFASLPQRVKGAFWIRPELVFKIHFLEWNTSGTLRQPSIQARVDVSPEECRLP; encoded by the coding sequence ATGAAATTTCAGCCCATTATTCCGTTTGAGCCGATCATTGCAGACCGTCTGCCTGCGGGAGAACAGTGGATTGCCCAGATCAAATGGGACGGCGTTCGCATGATCTCCTACTATGACGGAAATTCCACCGAGCTGATCAACCGGCGGGGAAATAACCGCACGAGACAGTATCCGGAACTGGCCGATGCCGGCCGCTACTGCAGGGCCGGTTCCGCTATTTTGGATGGTGAAGTCATCGCCCTCAGTGGGGGAAAGCCATCTTTTCATGAGGTCATGCGCCGGGACAGTCTGAAGAAAGATTCCGCTATTGCTTCCATGGTGCGGCAGATTCCGGTTCTGTACATGGTGTTCGACATTGTATATTGCAACGGAGAGTGGCTTCTTGACCGGCCGTTATCCGAACGCCAGCATCTGCTGGAAGAAATGCTCCTGCCTCATCCTCATGTGCAGGCCGTGCCGAGCTACAGCGATCCCGCCGCGCTCTTTTCCACCGCCCGTACCAACGGGCTTGAGGGCATCGTCTGCAAGGATGTTACCAGTGTCTATACACCAGGCGGAAAAGACAAGCGCTGGCTCAAATGTAAAATTATCGGAGATCTCAATGCCGTCGCCGGAGGCGTCACATTTCGGGACGGAACCGTTAATGCTCTGCTGCTCGGCTTGTATGACGCTGACGAACGGCTGCATTATATCGGACATGCGGGAACAGGGAGGCTGACCGTGAAGGATTGGCGGGATTTAACCGCTCTCGCGCGCAGCCTTGCCATAGACGATATGCCGTTTGCTTCACTGCCGCAGCGGGTCAAGGGCGCGTTCTGGATCAGGCCGGAGCTAGTGTTCAAGATCCACTTTTTAGAATGGAACACATCGGGTACACTGCGCCAACCCAGCATTCAGGCAAGAGTTGATGTTTCTCCCGAAGAGTGCCGGCTGCCGTAA